A DNA window from Bacteroidia bacterium contains the following coding sequences:
- a CDS encoding efflux RND transporter periplasmic adaptor subunit — translation MKKLILSIAAISILASCGNSDKQAQIDKLKKQRSEIDAQIKILESELSGSNKENVRTKSVSISTLGYQPFQHYIEVQGKVDGDENVVVSAKMGGAVSKIIVKVGDNVTMGQVLAELDNQVILQGMEEVKTALNFASTMYDKQKNLWEQKIGTEVQYLSAKSNKESLEKKLATLQEQLEMMQLKSPINGTVDGIDIKIGQTIMPGMPAIRVVNFSNLKVKAEVAESYSPKVKKGNEVLIYFPDMKREVRSVIGYSTKMINNTTRTFMVESPLENDSEYQLNMIAVLKIVDYKQDSSIVVPLNLIQNTDGSDYVYVAVNEGGKTIAKKRIISVGQFYNGIVEIKSGLNKGDKLIVTGFQDLNDGTLIKF, via the coding sequence ATGAAAAAACTGATTCTTTCAATCGCGGCCATTAGCATACTTGCTTCTTGCGGAAATAGCGATAAGCAAGCTCAAATTGACAAACTGAAAAAGCAGCGCTCGGAGATAGATGCCCAAATTAAAATTCTTGAGTCAGAATTATCGGGCAGCAATAAAGAAAATGTGAGAACAAAAAGTGTATCAATAAGTACACTCGGTTATCAGCCGTTTCAGCATTACATTGAGGTGCAGGGAAAAGTAGATGGAGACGAAAATGTAGTGGTTAGTGCGAAGATGGGTGGCGCAGTGAGTAAAATCATTGTAAAAGTGGGTGATAATGTAACGATGGGGCAGGTTCTTGCCGAATTAGACAATCAGGTGATTTTGCAGGGAATGGAAGAAGTAAAAACAGCTCTGAATTTTGCCAGCACGATGTACGATAAACAAAAAAATTTATGGGAACAGAAAATCGGGACCGAAGTGCAATACCTGTCGGCAAAAAGCAACAAGGAAAGTTTGGAAAAGAAACTTGCAACATTACAGGAGCAATTGGAAATGATGCAATTAAAATCACCCATAAACGGAACCGTTGACGGAATTGACATTAAAATAGGTCAAACCATCATGCCCGGTATGCCTGCTATTCGCGTAGTGAATTTCTCCAACTTGAAAGTGAAAGCTGAAGTGGCTGAATCATATTCCCCCAAGGTAAAAAAGGGTAATGAAGTGCTTATCTATTTCCCCGATATGAAAAGGGAAGTGCGCTCGGTAATCGGATATTCCACAAAAATGATTAACAATACCACGCGTACATTTATGGTAGAAAGCCCTTTGGAAAATGATTCGGAATATCAACTCAACATGATAGCGGTATTAAAAATTGTTGATTACAAACAGGATTCAAGCATTGTTGTTCCTTTAAACCTTATTCAGAATACGGACGGAAGCGATTATGTGTATGTTGCCGTAAACGAAGGAGGAAAAACAATCGCAAAAAAGAGAATAATTTCCGTAGGCCAGTTTTACAACGGAATTGTAGAAATCAAGAGCGGCTTAAATAAAGGAGATAAACTTATTGTTACCGGATTTCAGGATTTGAACGATGGCACATTGATAAAATTCTAA